The Variovorax sp. PMC12 genome segment CGTCCTCGAGATACTGCCCGGCAACGCCGCACAGATGCTCATGGGCCCCGACGCCTCGCCCGAAGCGGTGGCGGCGCTGGCCACCAAGCTCGGCCTCGACCTGCCCGCGTGGACGCGCTACTGGCACTGGATCGGCGGCCTGCTCACCGGCAACCTCGGCGACAGCTACGCCTACAGCTCGCCGGTGCTCGACCTGATCCTCGAGCGGCTGGCGCTCACCATGCCGCTGGCGCTGCTGGCGATGTTCTTCACCACGGTCATCGCGCTGCTGGTGGGCGTGACGGCCGCGGCGCGCCACAACAAGCTTGGCGACGTCGGCCTGATGGGCATGGCCCAGGTCGGCATCGCCATTCCCAATTTCTGGTTCGCGATCCTGCTGATCCTCGTGTTCTCGGTGAAGCTGCAGTGGTTCTCGGCAGGCGGCTTCGAGGGCTGGGGCGACGGCTTCTTCTCGGGCATCAAGTCGCTCCTGTTGCCTGCACTGTCGCTTGCGGTGGTGCAGGCCGCGATCCTCGCGCGCATCACGCGCTCGGCGGTGCTGGAAGTGATGCGCGAAGACTTCGTGCGCACCGCGCGGGCCAAGGGCGTTTCGCAGCGCATGGTGCTCTGGACGCATGTGCTGCGCAACGCCATGATCCCGGTCATCACGGTGATGGGCATGCAGTTCTCCGAGCTGCTGGCCGGCACCATCGTGGTGGAGAACGTGTTCTATCTTCCCGGCCTGGGCCGGCTGATCTTCCAGGCCATCAGCAACCGCGACCTGATCGTGGTGCGCAACTGCGTGATGCTGCTCGCGGCCATGGTGGTCATCGTGAATTTCGTGGTCGACGTGCTCTACGCCGTCATCGACCCGCGCATCAAGGCCAGCGACATATGAACGCCATCACGGCCCCGGCCCCCAGCGCCGCGGCGCTCAAGCTCCCCGGTTTCTGGCAACGCGCGGTGAAGCACCGCAGCTTCGTCATCGGCGGCGTGCTGGCCGCGCTGCTACTCATCGCGGCGCTGGTGTCCTTCGTATGGACGCCGTGGTCGCCGTATGCGATGGACATGGCGAACAAGATGCAGGCCCCGACGGGCTCGCACTGGCTGGGCACCGATGCATTCGGGCGCGACGTGGCCTCTCTGCTGCTGGTGGGTGCGCGCGCATCCATCCTGGTCGGCATCATTGCCGTGGGCATCGGCTTGGTGGTCGGCACCGCGCTGGGCCTGCTCGCGGCGGCCAGACGCGGCTGGGTCGAGGAAGCGGTAATGCGCCTGTCGGACTTCACGCTGGCCTTCCCCGCGATCCTCTCCGCCATCATGATGACCGCCGTGTTCGGCGCGGGCATCGTGAATGCCATCGTCGCGATCGGCATCTACAACATCCCGACCTTCGCGCGCATCACGCGCGCATCGGCCAACGCCATCTGGTCGCGCGAATACGTGGCCGCGGCGCGCGCCTGCGGCAAGGGCTCGTTCGCCATCACCATGCAGCACGTGCTGCCGAACATCTCGGCCGTGCTGATCGTGCAGATCACCATCCGCTTCGCCATCGCCATCCTCGCGGAAGCCGCGCTCTCGTACCTCGGCCTCGGCACGCAGCCGCCGCAACCGTCGTGGGGCCGCATGCTCAGCGAAGCACAGACCCTGATGTTCCAGCAGCCGCTGCTGGCGGTCTTTCCCGGCATGGCGATCGCGCTGGCGGTGCTGGGCCTGAACCTGCTGGGCGACGGCCTGCGCGACCTGCTCGATCCGCGCCTCGCCCGCGCACGCTGAGACCACGATGCCCCTCCTCGAAGTCAACAACCTCCAGATCGGCCTGCAGACCCAGCGCGGCCCGGCCCCGGCCGTGCGCGGCATCTCGTTCTCGCTGGAGCGCGGCGAAACGCTGGGCATCGTCGGCGAATCGGGCTGCGGCAAGTCGATCACCGTGATGTCGCTCATGGGCCTGCTGCCCTCCAGCGCGCAGGTCACCGGCAGCATCAAGCTCGACGGGCAGGAACTCGTCGGCCTGCCCGAAAAGCAGATGTGCCAGATCCGCGGCAACCGCATCGGCATGATCTTCCAGGAACCGATGACGGCGCTGAACCCGGTGCACACCATCGCGCGCCAGGTCGGCGAGCCGCTGCAGCTGCACCGCGGGCTGACCAAGGCGCAGGCCCGCAAGGAAGCTCTGGGCCTGCTCGACCGCGTGGGCATTCCCGACGCGGCCTCGCGCCTCGACGCCTACCCGCACCAGTTCTCCGGCGGCCAGCGCCAGCGCATCGGCATCGCGATAGCCTTGGCCTGCGGCCCCGACCTGCTGATTGCCGACGAGCCCACCACCGCGCTCGACGTGACCATCCAGAAGCAGGTGCTCGACCTGATCCAGAGCCTGGTCAAGGAAATGGGCATGGCGATGATCCTGATCTCGCACGACCTCGGCGTGATCGCCAACAGCGTGAAGCGCATGCTAGTGATGTACGGCGGCAGCGCGGTCGAAAGCGGCCCGACCGACACCGTCTTCGCGGGCCGCGCGCATCCCTACACGCGCGGCCTGTTCGCGGCGCGCCCCGCCATCGGCGCGGTGCGCGCGGGCAGGCTGCCGACCATCCGGGGCAGCGTGCCCGAGTTGGTCGACATGCCGCGCGGCTGCGCCTTCGCGGGCCGCTGCGCCCACACCATCGACCTGTGCCAGAGCACCCGGCCCCAGGCCACGCTGCTGCCGAACGACCACACGGTGCGCTGCCTGCGGCTCGGCGAGATCGCCGCGCTGAACGCCAAGGCCGCCGCCCTCCCCGCATGAGCCAGTCCACCAATGCCGGCCAGCCCCTGCTGGCCGTGAAGAACCTCTACCGCCACTACGCGCTGCCGCGTGAAAAACTGTTCGGCCCGCCGCCGACCGTGAAGGCGCTCAACGGCGTGAGCTTCGACGTGCACGCCGGCAAGAGCATGGGCATCGTCGGCGAATCGGGCTCGGGCAAGTCGACCATCGCGCGGCTGGTGATGGCGCTGGACACGCCCACGTCCGGCACCGTATCGCTCGAAGGCCGCGACCTGCATGCGCTGTCGAAGGAAGCGCTGCGCACGGCGCGGCGCGATTTCCAGATGGTGTTCCAGGACCCCTACGGTTCGCTCGACCCGCGCCAGACCGTGGCGCGCATCGTGGCCGAGCCGCTGGAGGCGCTGGCCGAGACCAGCCGCGCCGAGCAGCGCGAGCGCGCATCGGAAGCGCTTGCCGCCGTCGGCCTGCGCACCACCGACATGGACAAGTACCCGCACGAGTTCTCGGGCGGGCAGCGCCAGCGCATCGCCATTGCACGCGCGCTCATCACACGCCCCAAGCTCATCGTGGCCGACGAGCCGGTGAGCGCGCTCGACGTGTCGGTGCAGGCCCAGGTGCTCAACCTGATGCAGGACCTGCAGCAGCAGTTCGGCATCAGCTACCTGCTCATCAGCCACGACCTCGCGGTGGTCAACCACCTGTGCGACGAAGTCTGCGTGGTGTTCAAGGGCCGCATCGTGGAGCGGGGCCGCCCGGCCGACCTGTTCGCGCATGCGCAGCACGAATACACGCGCACGCTGCTGTCCGCCGTGCTGCACACGCCGTCGCGCTAGGCGACGCCGGTTCTCAGTTTCATCCTCACCTCCAGGAACTATCGAATGTTGAAGCGACGCACACTCATGACTTCCGCCATGGCCGCGGCAATCCCGGGGGTCTTCCTGCCCCAGGCACGTGCGCAGGCCGGCAAGAACACGCTGACGATCGGCATGCCGCTCGAGCCGCCGGGCCTGGACCCGACCACCGGCGCCGCGTCGGCCATCGCGGAGATCACGCAGTACAACATCTTCGAGACGCTCACCAAGGTGAATGCCGACGGCTCGGTCACGCCGATGCTGGCGGAGAGCTGGTCGTCGTCGCCCGACATGAAGACCTTCGTCTTCAAGCTTCGCAAGGGCGTGCGCTTCGAGAACGACCAGCCCTTCAACGCGCACACCGTGAAGTTCTCGTTCGACCGCGCGGGCGGCGCCAAGAGCACCAACAAGGACAAGCGCTTCTTCAGCGAGATCGGCACCGTGGTGCTCGACGAGTACACGGTGGGCGTCAACAGCACGCTGCCCAACCCCGACCTGCCGTTCATGCTGGGGCAGTCGACCGCCTGCATCGTCGAGCCCAAGAGCGCCGACACCAATGCCACCGCGCCGGTGGGCACCGGCCCGTACAAGCTGAGCGCATGGCAGCGCGGCGCCTCCTGCACGCTGGTCAAGTCGCCGAGCTACCGCGACCCGAGCCTCGCGAAGGTCCCGAAGTTCGTGTTCCGCTTCATGTCGGACACGGCCGCGCAGACCGCCGCGCTGATGGCCAGCGACATCGACATCTTCCCGCGCGCGGGCACCCGCTCGGTCGCGCAGTTCAAGGGCAACCCGCGCTTCCAGGTGATTGAAGTGGGCACGCGCGGCAAGGTGATCCTGACCATCAACAACCGCAAGAAGCCACTGGACGACGTGCGCGTGCGCCGCGCCATCCTGGCGGCCATCGACCGCAACGCAATCATCCAGGGCGCGGCGGACGGCTTCGGCAAGCCCATCGGCAGCCACTACGCCATGGGCGCGCCGGGCTTCGTCGACACCACGGCGATGAACCCCTTCGACATCGAGAAAGCGAAGAAGCTGCTGGCCGAAGCGGGCGTGAAGACGCCGCTAGAACTGCGCCTGCAACTGCCTCCGCCCTCGTATGCACGCCAGGGCGGCGAGATGATCGCAGCGCAGCTGGCGCAGATCGGCATCAACGTGAAGATCCAGAACGTGGAATGGGCCCAGTGGCTCAGCGGCACCTTCGGCGGCGCGCACGATTTCGACCTGACGATGGTCGCGCACGTGGAGCCCTTCGACCTGGTGAAGTACACCGAGCCCGACTACTACTGGGGCTACGACTCCAAGAAATTCCGCGACCTGTTCGTCACCATCCAGAACGAAGAGAACAAGAAGCGCCGCGCCGACCTGCTGGCCGACGCCCAGCGCATGCTGGCCACCGATGCGGTCAACGGCTTCCTCTACCAGGCGGTGTTCCCGACCATCGCGCGCAAGGAAGTGAAGGGCCTGTGGCCGAGCATGCCGATCGTGGTGAACGACCTGGCCGCGATCTCGTGGGGTTGATGCGATGACGACCAAGCCCCTCTATTCGCTGGGCGTGCAGGAGCTGCACGCGGCCTATGCCGCCAAGGAACTGTCGCCGGTGGAAGTGGCGCGCTCGGTGAACGAGCGCATCGCCGCCTACGAGCCCGAGCTGCACGCAACCTGGCTGTTCCGCCCTGAACTCGCGCTCGAGCAGGCGCGCGCCTCCGAAGCCCGCTGGCTGGCCGGCAAGCCGCGCGGCATGCTCGACGGCGTGCCCGTGACCATCAAGGACAACCTCGCCACCGAAGGCGACCCGATGCCGCTGGGCACCGCCGCCTACGACCTGGTGCCGATGAGCTACGACTCGCCGCCCGCCGCGCGCCTGAAGGAAGACGGCACGGTGCTGGTGGCCAAGACCACCATGCCCGACCTGGGCATGCTGTCGTCGGGCCTGTCGAGCTTTCATGAACTCTCGCGCAACCCATGGGACGTTTCGCGCACGCCGGGCGGTTCCAGCTCCGGCGCCGGTGCTGCTGCGGCCGCAGGCTACGGCCCGCTGCACGTGGGCACGGACATCGGCGGCTCGCTGCGCCTGCCGGCCAGCTGGTGCGGCATCTACACGCTCAAGCCCAGCTTCGGCCGCATTCCCCTCAGTTCACCCTACATGGGCCGCTGTGCCGGTCCGATGACGCGCACGGTGGCCGACTCGGCGCTGATGATGGCGTCGGTCGCGCAGCCCGACGATCGCGACTACTCGGAGCTGCCGCCGCCGGTCATCGACTGGAACGCCTTCGAGGTCGATCCGTCGTTCCTCAAGGGCAAGCGCGTGGCGCTGCACATGGACGCGGGCTGCGGCCTGCCGCTCGATCCGCAGATCGCCGAGGCGGTGCGCCGCGCGGCGAAGCGCATCGAGGCTGCCGGTGCGCACGTCGAAGAAATCCCGGCCTTCATGACACCGAAGATGCTGCAGGGCATGGACCACTTCTGGCGCATGCGCTCGTGCATCGACATCCAGGCGATGCCGGCCGAGAAGCGCGCGAAGATCCTGCCGTACATCCGCGAATGGGCCGAGAGCGCCGCCGGATTCTCGGGCGCGCACATCTTCGACGCCTACAGCCAGTTCATCGCCACGCGCGCGGCCACGGTCGCCGCAACCAAGGCCTACGACTTCGTCATCTCGCCGGTGTCGCCCAACCTGCCCGCGCCGGCCGACCACGCCTCGCCGACCAACGATCCGATGCTGCCGCTGGAACACATCGGCTTCACGGTGCCCTACAACATGTCGGAGCAGCCCGCCGCGTCGATCAACTGCGGCTATTCGGCCGAGGGCATGCCCATCGGGCTGCAGATCGCCGGGCGCCGTTTCGACGACCTGGGCGTGCTGCAGTTCAGCCGCGCCTTCGAGCAGATCCGCGAAGCACAGAAACCCTGGCCGGAACCCAAGTGATCCGCCACAAGGAGACATCGACCCCATGAACGCCACCCACTACATCGACGGCCGCCGCGTGGCGTCCGAAGGCAACGCCACCATCGACGTGATCGACCCGAGCGATGGCCAAAAATTCGGCGAGATCGCACGCGGCACCGCCGCCGACATCGATACCGCCGTGCGCGCGGCGCGCCAGGCCATGGGCGACAACTTCGACGGTACCTGGGGCGAGATGACGGCGCTGCAGCGCGGCCGCCTGCTCGGCAAGCTCGGCGCCGCCGTCATGGCCCACCACGAGGAGCTGGCCCAGCTCGAAGCCCGCGACACCGGCAAGGCACTGCGCGTGGCGCGCAACGACGCGACCGCGCTGGCCCGCTACATGGAGTACTACGCCGGCGCCTGCGACAAGCTGCATGGCGACACGCTGCCCTACGAACGCGGCTACACGGTGCTGACCGTGCGCATCCCGCACGGCGTGACGGGCCACATCATTCCCTGGAACTACCCGATGCAGATCGCGGGCCGCAGCGTGGGTGCGTCGCTCGCCGCCGGCAACGCCTGCGTGGTGAAGCCGGCCGAAGACGCCAGCCTGTCGCTGCTGCGGCTCGCCGAGCTTGCGACCGAGGTCGGCTTCCCGGCCGGCGCGCTCAATGTGGTGACGGGCTACGGCAAGGAAGCCGGCGCGGCGCTGTGCGCGCACCCGGGCATCGACCACATCTCCTTCACCGGCTCGACCATGACCGGCCGCAGCGTGGGCCTGGCCGCCGCCGAGCGCCACTGCCCGGTGACGCTGGAGCTGGGCGGCAAGTCGCCGCAGATCGTGTTCGCCGATGCCGACCTGGACGCGGCCGAGCCGGTGCTGCTCAACGCCATCATCCAGAACGCGGGCCAGACCTGCTCGGCCGGCAGCCGCGTGCTGGTGGAACAGTCGGTCTACGAAGAAGTGGTGCAGCGGCTCGCGAAGCGCTTCACCGCCGTGCGCGCGGGCACGCCCGCCGAAGACCTGGACATGGGCCCGCTCATCAACGAAAAGCAGTTCCGCCAGGTGCGCGACATGGTCTCGACGGCCGAGGCCGCGGGCCTGAAGGTGGCGGCGCGCGGCACGGTGTCGCCCAACGCACCGTCCAGCGGCTACTACCAGGAGGCCGTGCTGTTCCGCGATGTGCCGCACGACAGCGATCTGGCGCAGCGCGAGATCTTCGGCCCTGTGCTGGTCGTGATGCCTTTCGCCGACGAGGCGGAGGCGGTGCGCCTGGCCAACGGCACGGACTTCGGCCTGGTGGCCGGCGTGTGGACCCGCGACGGCGCGCGCCAGCTGCGCATGGCGCACAAGCTGCACTGCGGGCAGGTCTTCGTCAACAATTACGGTGCGGCGGGTGGTGTAGAACTGCCCTTCGGCGGCGTGAAATCCAGCGGCTTCGGCCGCGAGAAGGGCTTCGAGGCCCTGCTCGGATTCACGACCCTCAAGACCATCGCAATCAAGCACGGATGAAGACAACACATGACAACCACTGAACAGCAAACGCCGCGCAAGGTCGGCCTCGTCGGCGTCGGCCTGATGGGCCACGGCATCGCAAGCAACATCGTCAAGCATGGCCACCAGCTGACCGTGCTGGAACACGCGGGCAACCAGCCGATCGACGGGTTGCTGAAGGCCGGCGCCACTTCGGTGAAGGACGTGGCTGCGCTGGCTGCTCAGGTCGACGTGCTGATCCTGTGCGTCACCGGCACGCCGCAGGTCGAGGCCGTGATGCTGGGCGACCAAGGCGCACTGTCAGCGCTGCGCCCCGGTACGGTCGTGATCGACTGCTCCACGGCAGTGCCCGCCTCCACCGCCAAGGTGGCCGAGGCGGTGAGCGCCAAGGGCGGCAAGTTCATCGACGCGCCCATGACGCGCACCGCCAAGGAGGCGGCCGAAGGACGCCTGAACCTGCTGGTGGGCGGCGACGCCGAAGTGCTGGCCTCGTGCCTGCCGCTGCTGCGCTGCTTTGCGGAGAACATCACGCACGTGGGCGGCATCGGCGCCGGCCACGCGATGAAGCTGCTTCACAACTTCGTGTCTCTGGGCACCGTGGCGCTGCTGTGCGAGGCAGCCGCCTGTGCGGAGCGCGCCGGCGTGAAGCCAGAGGTGTTCGTCGATGTGCTCGCCAAGGGCGGCGGCAATGGCGTGGCGCTGGAACGCGTCAAGCCCAAGCTGCTGACGGGCGGCACCGATTCGCTGAAGTTCTCGATGGCGAACGCCAAGAAGGACCTTGGCTACTACAACGACATGGCGGAACAGGCGTCGGCCGGGCACGGCATCGCGCAAGCCGTGGATGCGCTGCTGACGCAAGGCGTGGAGAAGTTCGGTCCGGACCGGATGGTGCTTGATCTGGTCGAAGCGTTGCGCTGATTGCCCAGATCGCTTAAGTCCTTGATCTTGTTGGACTCAGCGTGTGTGAATGTGGTGGAGCTGGGGGGATTTGAACCCCCGTCCGCAAGCCTTCATCGCGCAGTTCTACATGTTTAGTGATCTGATTTAAGTCTCGCTTCCGGAACCGCGCAGTCACACGCTGAACCGGACGCCAGCACCCTATTTTCTCGCCCCGACCCAAGGTACCCGGATCGAAGCCAGCCCATGTAATTATCCTTGCAGCCGGGAGGTCAGGATTGCTCCAGACCCCCTTGCCCAGCCCATCGGCCAACTGTTGCAAGGCTCACTGGCAATTAAGCAGCGAGTGCGAAACGTTCGTCGTTTGCAGTTAGTTTGTTTGAATCTGTTTTACGAGCGCATTCAGCTCGACATGCCCCGCTGCGACTCCGAACCCACGTCGAAACCAGTGCAGCCCCAAGCGACTCATTTTAGGCGCTATTGAGTAACTTCAAGAGCTCCAAGGGCGAAGATATTGATGCGTCGGCCTTCCACAGGGCCGAATCGGCCTGCGAACCCATGTAGCCGTAGGTGGCGGCAACGGTGCGCATGCCCGCTGCGCGGCCCGCGATGATGTCCCGCTCGTCGTCGCCCACGTACATGCAGGCATCGGAAGGCACGCCGAGTCGGCGCGCGGCTTCATGCAGGGGCTCTGGATGCGGCTTGGCGAACGGCGTGGTGTCGCCGCTGATAACCGCTCCTGCGGTCTCGAAGAGCGGTATGGCGCGCGTGAGCGGGTCGGTGAACCGCATCGACTTGTTGGTCACGACACCCCATGGAAGCCCCTGCTCGCGCAGTGCTTCGATCAACGCATGAACGCCGTCGAACACCTGCGTATTGAGCAGCATGCGGCGCTCGTAGGTCACGAAGAACTCTTCGCGCAATTCATCGAACTCGGGCGACTCCGGCGTGATGCCGAAGGCCACGCCAAGCATGCCCCGCGCACCGGCCCCTGCCATCGGTCGGTATCTTTCGAGCGGATACGACGCCAAGCCGCGATCGGTACGCATCTTGTCGGCTGCCGCGCCCAGGTCGGGTGCGCTGTCGATCAGCGTGCCGTCGAGGTCGAACAGCACAGCTTTTGTCTTGAGCCCGCTGCTCATGCCGGAGCGCCCGGCTTCCGGGTGGCGAACATGTAGTTGACGCTGGTGTCGCCGCTGAGCCAGTAGCGGCGCGTCAACGGGTTGTGCTCCATGCCCCGGGTGTGCCGCAGGTCGAGCCCGGCTGCCCGGCAATAGGCGGCCAGTTCGCTAGGGCGAATCAACTTCGCGTACTCATGCGTCCCACGCGGCAGCATGCCAAGCACGTATTCGGCGCCCACTATGGCCAGCATGAAAGACTTCAGGTTTCGGTTGATGGTCGAGAAGAACACCCATCCACCTGGCTTCACCAGATCCGCGCAGGCCTGGATCACCGATGCCGGTTGCGGCACATGCTCGAGCATTTCCATGCAGGTGACGACATCGAAACTGCCCGGCTGCTCCGCCGCCAGCGCCTCAGCGCTGATCTCGCGGTACTTCACGCCGCGCGTGCCGGCTTCGAGCGCATGAAGTTGCGCCACCTTGAGCGCCTTGCCGGCCAGGTCGATGCCCAGAACTTCCGCACCCTTGCGAGCCATCGAATCGGCCAGGATGCCACCGCCGCAGCCGATATCGAGCACCCGGCGCTGCGAAATAGGCGCAATACCGTCGATCCATTCCAGGCGCAATGGATTGATTTCGTGCAATGGTCGGAATTCACTTTCCAAATCCCACCAACGGTGCGCGAGTTCTGAAAACTTGGCCAGTTCGGCCGGATCGGCATTCACGTTTTCTGTCATGCAGCGATTATGAAACGAGCCATGCCCGACAACACCGAGCAAGGCTTTGCTGAATGAGCGAATGCCAATTCGACAGACATAAAAAAACCCCGCCGTAGCGGGGTTTTCATGATCGATGGAATCGATTGATTAGTTGGCGCGGGTGCCGACCACTTCGATTTCCACGCGACGGTTCTTGGCGCGACCTTCCTTGGTCTTGTTGTCAGCCACAGGCTGCGACTTGCCCTTGCCTTCGGTGTAGACGCGGTTGCGTTCGATGCCCTTCGAGACCAGGAAGGCCTTGACGGCTTCGGCGCGACGGACCGACAGACGCTGGTTGTAGGCAACCGTACCGATCGAGTCGGTGTGGCCCACAGCGATGATCACTTCGAGGTTCACACCACGGATCTTCTCGACCAGGTCGGTCAGCTTCGCACGGCCTTCAGGCTTCAGAACCGACTTGTCGAAGTCGAAGAAGGCGTCAGCAGCGAAGGTCACCTTGTTGGCGGCCACGACCGGGGGAGCCGGGGGAACCGGAGCAGCAGGCGTAGGAGCCGTAGCGACAGGAGCAGCAGGAACCAGAGCACCGTCGCAACCAGCGGCAGCCGTTGCGGGCGTCCAGTTGGCATCGCGCCAGCACAGTTCGTTCGTGCCGTTCTTCCAGACCAGTTCGCCGGTGCCGTTTTGCCAGTTGTCGATCGTAGGACCGCCGTCCGCAGCGGTGACACGGGTCTGCGCGCCGGCGGCAGTGGCGAGCGCAGCGACTGCAA includes the following:
- the ompA gene encoding outer membrane protein OmpA, whose translation is MKKLNKVAMMFAVAALATAAGAQTRVTAADGGPTIDNWQNGTGELVWKNGTNELCWRDANWTPATAAAGCDGALVPAAPVATAPTPAAPVPPAPPVVAANKVTFAADAFFDFDKSVLKPEGRAKLTDLVEKIRGVNLEVIIAVGHTDSIGTVAYNQRLSVRRAEAVKAFLVSKGIERNRVYTEGKGKSQPVADNKTKEGRAKNRRVEIEVVGTRAN